The following proteins are encoded in a genomic region of Triticum dicoccoides isolate Atlit2015 ecotype Zavitan chromosome 1B, WEW_v2.0, whole genome shotgun sequence:
- the LOC119343757 gene encoding isopentenyl-diphosphate Delta-isomerase I-like: protein MAASAARSLALFSSAASLGLGRASSRLALSSSSSSHSGLLPRPALAFRGRSSFAATAVVMGKAGAVDAEADAGMDAVQRRLMFDDECILVDEHDNVIGHESKYNCHLMEKIESGHALHRAFSVFLFNSKYELLLQQRSTTKVTFPLVWTNTCCSHPLHRESELIEENCQGVRNAAQRKLFDELGIQAEDLPVDQFIPLGKMLYKAPSDGKWGEHELDYLLFMVRDVKLNPNPEEVSDVKYVNRDELKQLIKKADDGEGGIKLSPWFRLVVDNFLMGWWDHVEQGTLKEAADMKTIHKL, encoded by the exons ATGGCGGCCTCGGCGGCGCGTTCCCTCGCGCTCTTCTCCTCCGCCGCCTCGCTCGGCCTCGGGCGCGCCTCGTCCCGCCtcgcgctctcctcctcctcctcctcccactcggggcttctcCCCCGGCCGGCGCTCGCCTTCCGCGGGCGCTCCTCGTTCGCCGCCACGGCCGTCGTGATGGGGAAGGCCGGCGCCGTCGATGCCGAGGCGGACGCGGGGATGGACGCCGTCCAGCGCCGGCTCATGTTCGACGACGA GTGCATATTAGTCGATGaacatgacaatgtcattggccaCGAGTCTAAGTATAACT gccatctcatggaaaagatAGAATCAGGGCATGCCCTTCACAGGGCGTTCAGTGTTTTTCTTTTCAACTCCAAATATGAGTTGTTACTTCAG CAACGGTCTACGACAAAAGTGACATTTCCACTTGTCTGGACAAACACTTGCTGTAGCCACCCTTTACACCGTGAGTCTGAGCTCATTGAGGAGAACTGCCAAG GGGTCAGAAATGCAGCACAGAGGAAACTATTTGACGAACTGGGAATACAGGCTGAAGATTTACCAGTTGACCAATTCATCCCACTCGGGAAGATGCTTTACAAGGCTCCATCTGATGGAAAATGGGGCGAACACGAAC TGGACTACCTCCTGTTCATGGTTCGGGACGTGAAGCTCAACCCAAACCCCGAAGAAGTGTCCGACGTCAAGTACGTGAACCGTGACGAGCTGAAGCAGCTGATTAAGAAAGCAGATGACGGGGAAGGTGGCATCAAGCTGTCCCCTTGGTTCAGGCTGGTGGTGGACAACTTCCTGATGGGCTGGTGGGATCATGTTGAGCAAGGGACTCTGAAGGAGGCTGCCGACATGAAAACCATTCATAAGTTGTAG